In Saprospiraceae bacterium, the sequence CGAAAGATCACAGGCACGCACCCGCTCGGGTATCAGGGCTTTTTATAAATACCTGATCATCGAGGACTTATGTATGGATGACCCTACCGAACTTTTAGAAGGTCCCAAACTTTCCAAAAAATATCCTGATGTCCTTAGCCTCGACGAAATCAACCTGGTCTTGTCGCTAATCGATCTGAGTACGGACAGTGGGGTGCGTAACCGAGCCATGCTGGAGACCCTATATGCCTGCGGATTGAGGGTAAGCGAGCTTATAAATTTAAGGATATCAGCCATCTATGAAGATATTGGCTTCGTCAAAGTCATCGGTAAAAACAATAAGGAACGCATCGTGCCTATCGGGTCCGAAGCGCTTAAACACATCATGTTGTACCGGGAAGGGGTGCGCCGAACGATGAAAACCATCACCAAAGGATCTGAAGACATCTTGTTTCTCAATCTGCGCGGCAGCAAACTTTCGCGGATCATGGTATTCCAACTCATCAAAGACCTCACGGCCAGCGCCGGTATCCACAAGCGAGTCAGTCCACATACTTTCAGGCATTCTTTCGCCACCCACCTGGTGGAACGTGGGGCTGACCTCAAGGCAGTACAGGACATGCTTGGGCATGAATCGATCACTACTACGGAGATCTACACGCACCTGGACACGGACTATCTGAGAGAGACTTTACACAAGTTTCATCCGAGGTTCAATACCAAGGCCATTGGTTGACCAGATACTTTTACCTTTGCGCATTCTTTGCAATGAGGAGTATCATAGGTTATAGTGTATTATGGAGCGTGTGCATGACACTGATGCAGTGTGCCAATATCGGTCAGCCGGACGGAGGTCCCCGTGACACCACGCCTCCCGGTATAGACACAGCCAATTCTACCCCGGCTATGCAAAAAAATTTCAGACCGGATCAAACCAAAATACCGATCATTTTAAAATTTGATGAATGGATCAAGCTGGACAATGCTTTTAAACAAGTAGTGATCTCTCCCCCACTCCAATATGCTCCCAAAATAGAACTTAAAGGAAAAGGAGTCCAGATTAAACTGGACCCAAGGGAGGTCCTTAAGGAGCAGACTACTTATACGGTCAATTTTGGTCAGGCCATCAAAGACATCACTGAAAACAATGCGGTCAAAAATCTTCGTTTTGTATTCAGCACTGGTGATATCATCGATACAGGTTTTGTAGCAGGTAAAGTGAGGGACGCCTATACCGGCGAAACAAAAGAAGAATTATTGGTGATGCTTTACGAATCTGACGCGGACTCCGTGGTATATAAACAGCGACCCACCTATTTTAGCCGCACCGACAAAGAAGGGAATTTTAACATTGAAAACATCAAAGATACCAGCTACCAGTTATTTGTATTAGAGGATGCCAATAGCAATTATATCTATGATCAGGACAAAGAACATATAGGTTTTGCTGGCCGTAGAGTGGTCACCGGAGAAGACAGCACTACGCTCCAAATCCGATATTTTGCCTCTTTTATCAAACCTAAATTGACCGGTATCTCCACCGAAGTAGCAGGAGTGGTCAAGATCCAGTCCAATATACCCCTGACCGAGCTCAAAACATTGCCATTAAGCATTGCCATCACCCAAATACCATTCATTTCTAAAGATACGCTTATGGTATATTACCTTCCTTCAACCCAACGCGATTGGCCGCTGGAAGTCAGGTACAATGATTTAGCAGTCGACACCATTCTTGTCAACAAAATACGTAAGGAGCGATTAGATTCGTTTGTGGCCTCTCCCACCCACCGCGACCAAAGAACACTCACCACAGATGACTTTGTAAAATTGGATTTTAATCATCCGCTTGGGCTCATAGATACTTCCGGCATCTCCTTGATCGATGATACGACGCTAGTGGCTTATCCCATCATACTGGATAGTGCGACTGAAATCAATCAGCTGGGTATACAATGTCCCTGCATCGAAGGCAGTAGTTACAGCCTGGTGATCTTGCCCGGGGCTGTAAAAAACTTTGCCAGCACCGCGCTGGGTGACACCCTTCGTGTGAAAATCAAAGGGTTGATCACTGATCAGAGTGGCTCGATCGTCATGGAGATCAAGGATCTGGATTCTTCAGCACAGTACAAGTTCAGCCTGATACAAGAGGATAAAATAATCCGAAACGATATCTTTGATCAAAAATCGATGATGACGCTGACTTATCTTCATTTGCCACCCTCTAATTATACCTATCGCATTATCGAAGATGTCAATAAAAATGGCCGATGGGATGCAGGTGATTTCATTAAAAAAATTCAGCCGGAGAAAATATTAACCAAAAAAAATTATAGTGTCCGGGCCAACTGGGAGCTCAGAGAAACTATCAACTGGATCAAATAACCAATATGGATGAAATCTTAACGCTCCGCAGTGAACACCTGCACAAAAAATACGGCCAACGGGAAGTCGTCAAAGATGTCTCCATCAATGTCAAACAAGGGGAGATCGTAGGATTGTTGGGACCTAATGGTGCAGGCAAAACCACTACTTTTTATATGGTGGTCGGATTTATCAAACCCAATCAAGGCAAGGTCTATCTCAACCAGGAAGATATCACCAATGCGCCCATGTACCGGCGCGCGCGTAAAGGCATCGGCTATCTCCCCCAGGAACCTTCTGTATTTAGAAAATTGAGTGTCGAAGACAATATCAGCGCGGTACTGGAAATGACTGACCTCCCCAAAGAGGCTCAAATTGAAAAACTCGAATCGCTCATTGATGAGTTTGGCCTGCACAAAGTGCGAAAGAACAAAGGTGATTCATTATCAGGAGGCGAAAGAAGAAGAACGGAGATCGCCAGGGCCTTGGCTACCAACCCAAAATTTATACTTTTGGATGAACCTTTTGCAGGGATCGACCCTATAGCGGTGGAAGATATCCAAAGCATCGTCGCAGCGCTTAAATTGAAAAACATAGGTATCCTCATCACTGACCACAATGTACAGGAGACCCTATCCATCACGGACAGAGCTTACCTGATCTTCGAAGGGAGCATTTTAATAGAAGGCACCGCAGAAGCTCTGGCTGCCGACCCCTTAGTAAGAAAAGTATACCTGGGGGCAAATTTTGAGTTGAGAAAAAAAGTACCAGAATCTGCAGCAAAATGATCAGAGCGCTATTATTCATCATTCTCATCACCGTCACCTCATCTTGCAATGAAACCAATCCGCGTACTATCAAAGCATGGATAGCCATAGCAGACACACTCGTCATCAGGCAGACCCTCGCTATCCAGGACTCCATCACAGACCTTTGTACGCAACGCAAGGAAGCTTATTATACCTCTGCCTATGACAGCATCTACCAAAAGCGAATGGAGGAAATGAATACATTATTGGATTCTATCAAAACGACCGATGCGACTCATTAAACTGGCATTACTATCAATAGTCCTGAGCCTGACTGCCTGTCAAAAAGACAAAATACCCCAGCCGGTCTTAACGTTGGTAGAACAACGTATGCTTCTTTATGTCACCGAGCGTGACTCTATATGTAAATCCGAGGCCATAAAAAAAGCAGAAATGGCAGTCGATTCATTTTTCCTCACCTTGAGGCGTCAATACCTCCATGATTCGATCGTGGTACCTATGAAGCCTATCAAACCAATGGTAGATACTCAGATCACCCTGGACAATACGATACCGGTCAAACCCCTCTGGGATACATTTCCTGCAAAAAAATAGTTAGTTCGCTTTCTCGCATACAAGGATGCGGTCCTTATGACCCAGGTCTTTGAGTACCCTGACATGGTCAAAACCCATATCGTCGAATATTTGCCTGGTCTCCTCCCCAAGAAATTCATTGATCTCCAGGAATATGGCCCCGCCCGGTTTTAAATGTTGGAATGAAAAGACTGCTATTTTTTTATAAAAGATCAGTGGATCAGCGCCGGCGAACAATGCTTCTGAAGGTTCGTATAATATCGTAGATCGCGTCATATACCCGACCTCATGATCCTGGATATAAGGGGGGTTGCTGACGACGATATCCAGGTCTGCAGGCAATTGATCCCAAAGCGTTTCGTTCAAAAAATCCTGCCGGATAAAATTTAAATCCAGATCTAATGCCTGGGCATTAGCGCTTGCTATAGACAAAGCTTGTGCTGATATATCCAGGGTAAAAATAGTTGCCCCGGGGTATTTCGATTTTATGGCCAGGGGGATGCAGCCGGATCCGGTACCAATATCAAAGATCCGTATGGAGGGGTGATACCTCCGCTTGAGATCATCCAGCAGGGACACCACCAGTTCTTCAGTTTCGGGTCGTGGAATCAAGGCTCCGGGCGCCATCTTTAATTTTAAATCAAGAAAATAATGAATGCCGGTGATGTAAGACAAGGGCTCATCTGCCAGCACCCGATCAATGGTACGGTCCCAGGCTGACAGCCATTCATCATTCAAAGTTTGTTTTGGCCCTGTAAATAGATCTTCTTCTAAAATTCTTAA encodes:
- the xerD gene encoding site-specific tyrosine recombinase XerD — its product is MDWRSTIKGFTAYLKLERGLSPNSVEAYERDSEKLAAFAMDTFPGLWPEKLQLEHLVAFVKHLDVEGQDERSQARTRSGIRAFYKYLIIEDLCMDDPTELLEGPKLSKKYPDVLSLDEINLVLSLIDLSTDSGVRNRAMLETLYACGLRVSELINLRISAIYEDIGFVKVIGKNNKERIVPIGSEALKHIMLYREGVRRTMKTITKGSEDILFLNLRGSKLSRIMVFQLIKDLTASAGIHKRVSPHTFRHSFATHLVERGADLKAVQDMLGHESITTTEIYTHLDTDYLRETLHKFHPRFNTKAIG
- a CDS encoding Ig-like domain-containing protein, coding for MRSIIGYSVLWSVCMTLMQCANIGQPDGGPRDTTPPGIDTANSTPAMQKNFRPDQTKIPIILKFDEWIKLDNAFKQVVISPPLQYAPKIELKGKGVQIKLDPREVLKEQTTYTVNFGQAIKDITENNAVKNLRFVFSTGDIIDTGFVAGKVRDAYTGETKEELLVMLYESDADSVVYKQRPTYFSRTDKEGNFNIENIKDTSYQLFVLEDANSNYIYDQDKEHIGFAGRRVVTGEDSTTLQIRYFASFIKPKLTGISTEVAGVVKIQSNIPLTELKTLPLSIAITQIPFISKDTLMVYYLPSTQRDWPLEVRYNDLAVDTILVNKIRKERLDSFVASPTHRDQRTLTTDDFVKLDFNHPLGLIDTSGISLIDDTTLVAYPIILDSATEINQLGIQCPCIEGSSYSLVILPGAVKNFASTALGDTLRVKIKGLITDQSGSIVMEIKDLDSSAQYKFSLIQEDKIIRNDIFDQKSMMTLTYLHLPPSNYTYRIIEDVNKNGRWDAGDFIKKIQPEKILTKKNYSVRANWELRETINWIK
- the lptB gene encoding LPS export ABC transporter ATP-binding protein; amino-acid sequence: MDEILTLRSEHLHKKYGQREVVKDVSINVKQGEIVGLLGPNGAGKTTTFYMVVGFIKPNQGKVYLNQEDITNAPMYRRARKGIGYLPQEPSVFRKLSVEDNISAVLEMTDLPKEAQIEKLESLIDEFGLHKVRKNKGDSLSGGERRRTEIARALATNPKFILLDEPFAGIDPIAVEDIQSIVAALKLKNIGILITDHNVQETLSITDRAYLIFEGSILIEGTAEALAADPLVRKVYLGANFELRKKVPESAAK
- the prmC gene encoding peptide chain release factor N(5)-glutamine methyltransferase: MCAPLFAMKDYQELKTTAFHRLEVVFGAREAKSILRILEEDLFTGPKQTLNDEWLSAWDRTIDRVLADEPLSYITGIHYFLDLKLKMAPGALIPRPETEELVVSLLDDLKRRYHPSIRIFDIGTGSGCIPLAIKSKYPGATIFTLDISAQALSIASANAQALDLDLNFIRQDFLNETLWDQLPADLDIVVSNPPYIQDHEVGYMTRSTILYEPSEALFAGADPLIFYKKIAVFSFQHLKPGGAIFLEINEFLGEETRQIFDDMGFDHVRVLKDLGHKDRILVCEKAN